One region of Humidesulfovibrio mexicanus genomic DNA includes:
- a CDS encoding GrlR family regulatory protein, whose product MLKGIYRVEFQSSLATVGDGIVVFDACGVHGANDTHVYRGVQEGFGDALRLDVEIRHLRGEKYPSFGPLSAINLDLEVSEMTPEGFRAVGAVREARNIRLHVFGHKLADLADLAVLTGPEDACSPDGE is encoded by the coding sequence ATGCTCAAAGGAATCTATCGCGTCGAGTTCCAATCCAGCCTGGCCACAGTGGGCGACGGCATCGTCGTGTTCGACGCCTGCGGCGTGCACGGCGCCAACGACACGCACGTCTACCGCGGCGTGCAGGAGGGCTTTGGCGATGCGCTGCGGCTCGATGTCGAGATCCGGCATCTTCGGGGCGAGAAGTACCCGTCCTTCGGCCCGCTTTCGGCCATCAACCTGGATCTGGAGGTCAGCGAGATGACGCCCGAGGGTTTTCGCGCCGTGGGCGCCGTGCGCGAAGCCAGGAACATCCGGCTGCACGTGTTCGGCCACAAGCTGGCCGACCTGGCGGATCTGGCCGTCTTGACCGGCCCGGAGGACGCGTGCTCCCCGGACGGGGAG